The Paenibacillus sp. FSL R7-0204 genome includes a region encoding these proteins:
- a CDS encoding erythromycin esterase family protein has product MNPLLQKAVLSAVLCSITLMAVRGTVHAEGVPGTDVRSMLSAEAAWKDSIRATANTITTIKPEQGDTYSDLAFLQPILADKRIVSLGEASHGAAEYNLVKVRLIKYLHEKLNYNVIAFESNLADAAAAYTQVKVLKPQQLMENSVYGVWQVEENLPLFEYIAEQNRTDHPLILTGFDSQAVTDSFITFVEQWFSGVDAAKAQAFAQTEEWYVKLNMIDDIGEYTAQKEAIKRKYMIFQTFVKDHAAALSTVHPNQSKLVQTLERVLQNRIDMLEYYHPHIVKLLAGVDQENQVKQGSYQRDRVMAGNVAWLANTMYPGEKLILWGHNYHIRKNNSTMITEHNGFGYDHTPYPTMGEMLPWPLKKDGYVIGLYAYEGSAHKNNGKVEQVMPHDKGSLEEIMGAGAGAAQFINLRDTTLSASTEWMYTPRTAKAWGVLDEKMIPREQYDGILLIRQLQPSTRIKD; this is encoded by the coding sequence AGTATTACTCTAATGGCCGTCAGGGGAACTGTACATGCAGAAGGAGTGCCGGGAACTGACGTTAGAAGCATGTTGTCCGCAGAAGCCGCCTGGAAGGACAGCATCCGGGCCACTGCGAACACCATTACAACCATTAAGCCGGAGCAGGGCGACACCTATTCCGACCTGGCGTTTCTTCAGCCGATTCTGGCGGATAAACGGATCGTGAGCTTGGGCGAGGCCTCGCATGGGGCAGCCGAATATAATTTGGTGAAGGTAAGGCTAATTAAGTATCTGCATGAAAAGCTGAACTATAACGTCATCGCCTTCGAGTCCAATCTGGCGGATGCAGCCGCAGCATATACACAGGTTAAGGTGCTAAAGCCGCAACAGCTGATGGAGAATTCCGTCTACGGCGTATGGCAGGTGGAAGAGAATCTGCCGTTGTTCGAGTACATAGCGGAGCAGAACCGTACAGATCATCCGCTCATACTGACCGGATTTGACTCCCAAGCCGTTACCGATTCTTTCATTACATTTGTTGAACAATGGTTCTCCGGGGTGGATGCTGCCAAAGCCCAAGCATTTGCCCAGACGGAAGAATGGTATGTGAAGCTTAATATGATTGATGATATCGGAGAGTATACCGCCCAGAAGGAGGCAATCAAGCGCAAATATATGATTTTCCAGACCTTCGTGAAGGATCATGCAGCAGCATTAAGCACAGTTCATCCTAATCAGTCCAAGCTGGTCCAGACCCTTGAGCGTGTGCTTCAGAACCGGATAGATATGCTGGAGTATTACCATCCTCATATTGTTAAGCTGCTGGCGGGTGTAGACCAGGAGAATCAGGTGAAGCAGGGGAGCTATCAGCGGGACCGCGTAATGGCTGGGAATGTAGCATGGCTTGCTAACACAATGTATCCGGGAGAAAAGCTCATTCTGTGGGGACACAACTACCATATCCGTAAAAACAATTCTACGATGATTACTGAGCACAATGGCTTCGGTTATGATCACACACCCTATCCTACAATGGGGGAGATGCTGCCTTGGCCCTTGAAGAAGGATGGCTATGTGATCGGATTGTATGCTTATGAAGGAAGTGCGCATAAGAACAACGGTAAGGTGGAGCAGGTTATGCCGCATGACAAGGGAAGTCTTGAAGAGATTATGGGTGCAGGTGCAGGCGCTGCGCAGTTTATCAACTTAAGAGACACCACGTTAAGCGCGTCCACGGAATGGATGTACACCCCGCGTACAGCGAAGGCATGGGGAGTTTTGGATGAGAAAATGATCCCGCGCGAACAATATGACGGAATATTGCTCATTCGGCAGCTTCAACCGTCCACCCGCATAAAAGATTAG